The following proteins are co-located in the Hevea brasiliensis isolate MT/VB/25A 57/8 chromosome 11, ASM3005281v1, whole genome shotgun sequence genome:
- the LOC110672862 gene encoding terpene synthase 6, chloroplastic isoform X2: protein MLLAYGNTFKLLSQQKTERSPSGAYAHSKTPTKRIVQRVDLGDGSIAKIKDMLHKVELSASPYDTAWVAMVPAGDSSNQSRFPECLNWILENQNPDGSWAFHPSDPLLVKDSLSSTLACILALQKWNVGQRLVNRGLDFIGSNKWAATDSKQKCPIGFDVIFPGMIERAQHMGLALPINTYSLDAMLNKRDLEIQSALRSGLEGKNKYLAYVAEGFTKPDEWKDIMKYQRSNGSLFNSPSTTAAALLHLNDDKCFMYLNSLLQRYENAVPTIYPLDIYARLCTVDKLERLGIDQYFRNEIQTILDEIYRCWLQGDEEIFSDIACLAMGFRLLRMNGYEISSDVFAGLDEQEQFFNSVSEQYKDTNTILELYKASQMAILPSEHILEKIYVWTSSFLKLAIGKGAVGEKQLHKEVEYALKYPHASLERLENRKSIELQEIDNVRLLKTSYSCSNIDNKYLLDLSLKDFNACQYIHQKELKILERWVKEYRMDELKFARQKITYGFFAAASVLFSPEHSDARIAWAKFTVLVTLIDDLFDVGGSEKEILNMFELVKKWDKHSEVGFCSEQIEIIFSAVYDTTNEFAVKAGIEQGRSVKDHLIEIWLILLETMWREFEWARGESVPSVDDYMSSAYVSVALGPVVLVPLYFLGCKLSEEAVKSKEYDDLFRHMSIISRLLNDLTTVKRESEQGKLNSLALRVIHGDGSVSEEEAISETKRLIESHRRELLRMVVQTEGSVVPKVCKDLFWKTSKIVHLFYMGKDGFSSPHEMIGAINTVINKPILLPPYSP from the exons ATGTTACTCGCATATGGAAATACTTTCAAGCTGCTTTCCCAGCAGAAAACGGAGAGAAGTCCCTCAG GAGCATATGCGCATTCCAAGACACCAACGAAAAGAATAGTCCAACGAGTGGATTTA GGGGATGGCTCGATTGCAAAAATTAAAGACATGCTCCACAAGGTGGAGCTATCCGCTTCTCCCTATGATACTGCTTGGGTAGCTATGGTCCCAGCCGGAGATTCATCAAACCAGTCCCGTTTTCCGGAATGCTTAAATTGGATTTTGGAGAATCAGAATCCTGATGGGTCATGGGCTTTTCACCCAAGCGATCCCTTGCTAGTCAAGGACTCCCTTTCTTCCACATTAGCATGCATACTTGCTCTTCAAAAATGGAACGTTGGCCAACGACTCGTAAACAGAG GTCTCGACTTTATTGGATCCAATAAATGGGCGGCCACGGACAGTAAACAAAAGTGTCCAATCGGCTTCGATGTTATATTTCCTGGCATGATCGAACGGGCACAACACATGGGCTTGGCTCTTCCAATTAACACATATTCACTAGATGCAATGCTTAACAAGCGAGACTTGGAGATTCAGAG TGCTTTGAGAAGTGGCTTAGAAGGAAAGAACAAGTATCTCGCCTATGTTGCAGAGGGCTTCACTAAACCTGACGAGTGGAAGGATATAATGAAATATCAGAGGAGCAATGGGTCTCTGTTTAATTCCCCATCCACTACAGCAGCAGCTTTGCTTCACCTGAATGATGATAAATGCTTCATGTACTTGAATTCCCTTCTTCAAAGATACGAAAATGCAG TTCCAACAATCTACCCTTTAGATATATATGCTCGCCTATGTACTGTTGATAAACTCGAGAGGCTGGGCATAGATCAATATTTCAGAAACGAGATTCAAACAATTCTGGATGAAATATACAG ATGCTGGCTGCAAGGAGATGAGGAAATATTCTCAGACATTGCCTGTCTTGCCATGGGCTTTCGACTTCTAAGGATGAATGGATATGAAATTTCCTCTG ATGTATTCGCAGGACTTGATGAGCAAGAGCAGTTCTTCAATTCTGTCAGCGAACAGTACAAAGACACGAACACAATTCTTGAATTATACAAAGCTTCGCAGATGGCAATACTCCCAAGTGAACACATTCTTGAGAAAATATATGTGTGGACTAGCTCCTTTCTCAAACTGGCGATAGGAAAAGGTGCTGTTGGCGAGAAGCAATTGCACAAAGAG GTTGAATATGCTCTCAAGTATCCTCATGCCAgtttggaaaggcttgagaacaGGAAAAGCATAGAGTTGCAAGAAATAGACAATGTCCGACTTCTCAAAACATCTTACAG TTGCTCCAATATCGACAACAAGTATTTGCTGGATTTGTCACTGAAGGATTTTAATGCCTGCCAATACATACACCAAAAAGAACTTAAGATCTTGGAAAG ATGGGTCAAAGAATACAGGATGGATGAGCTTAAGTTTGCAAGACAGAAGATAACTTATGGGTTTTTCGCTGCTGCCTCAGTACTTTTCTCTCCCGAGCACTCGGATGCTAGAATTGCATGGGCTAAATTTACTGTTCTTGTAACTCTGATTGATGATCTATTCGATGTTGGCGGATCCGAAAAAGAGATACTAAACATGTTTGAATTGGTGAAAAA GTGGGATAAACATTCAGAGGTGGGGTTCTGCTCGGAACAAATTGAGATTATTTTCTCTGCAGTTTATGATACAACCAACGAGTTTGCAGTCAAGGCTGGCATAGAACAAGGAAGAAGCGTCAAAGATCACTTAATTGAGATA TGGCTCATATTACTGGAGACCATGTGGAGAGAGTTCGAGTGGGCAAGAGGTGAATCGGTGCCCTCAGTGGATGATTATATGTCGAGTGCATACGTGAGCGTCGCCTTGGGACCTGTAGTTCTCGTACCTCTTTATTTTCTTGGGTGCAAATTGTCAGAGGAAGCAGTAAAGAGCAAGGAATATGACGATCTATTTAGGCATATGAGCATAATTTCAAGGCTCTTGAATGATCTCACGACCGTCAAG AGAGAAAGCGAACAAGGAAAACTCAACAGCTTGGCATTACGCGTGATTCATGGCGATGGCAGTGTTTCTGAGGAAGAGGCCATAAGTGAGACCAAGAGACTAATCGAGAGCCATAGAAGAGAGTTGCTGCGGATGGTGGTCCAAACAGAGGGGAGTGTCGTTCCCAAAGTTTGCAAAGATCTGTTCTGGAAAACAAGCAAGATTGTTCACCTCTTCTACATGGGTAAAGATGGATTCTCGTCACCGCATGAGATGATCGGCGCTATAAATACAGTCATTAACAAACCAATTCTTCTACCTCCATACTCTCCTTGA
- the LOC110672862 gene encoding terpene synthase 6, chloroplastic isoform X3: MLLAYGNTFKLLSQQKTERSPSGAYAHSKTPTKRIVQRVDLQGDGSIAKIKDMLHKVELSASPYDTAWVAMVPAGDSSNQSRFPECLNWILENQNPDGSWAFHPSDPLLVKDSLSSTLACILALQKWNVGQRLVNRGLDFIGSNKWAATDSKQKCPIGFDVIFPGMIERAQHMGLALPINTYSLDAMLNKRDLEIQSGLEGKNKYLAYVAEGFTKPDEWKDIMKYQRSNGSLFNSPSTTAAALLHLNDDKCFMYLNSLLQRYENAVPTIYPLDIYARLCTVDKLERLGIDQYFRNEIQTILDEIYRCWLQGDEEIFSDIACLAMGFRLLRMNGYEISSDVFAGLDEQEQFFNSVSEQYKDTNTILELYKASQMAILPSEHILEKIYVWTSSFLKLAIGKGAVGEKQLHKEVEYALKYPHASLERLENRKSIELQEIDNVRLLKTSYSCSNIDNKYLLDLSLKDFNACQYIHQKELKILERWVKEYRMDELKFARQKITYGFFAAASVLFSPEHSDARIAWAKFTVLVTLIDDLFDVGGSEKEILNMFELVKKWDKHSEVGFCSEQIEIIFSAVYDTTNEFAVKAGIEQGRSVKDHLIEIWLILLETMWREFEWARGESVPSVDDYMSSAYVSVALGPVVLVPLYFLGCKLSEEAVKSKEYDDLFRHMSIISRLLNDLTTVKRESEQGKLNSLALRVIHGDGSVSEEEAISETKRLIESHRRELLRMVVQTEGSVVPKVCKDLFWKTSKIVHLFYMGKDGFSSPHEMIGAINTVINKPILLPPYSP; the protein is encoded by the exons ATGTTACTCGCATATGGAAATACTTTCAAGCTGCTTTCCCAGCAGAAAACGGAGAGAAGTCCCTCAG GAGCATATGCGCATTCCAAGACACCAACGAAAAGAATAGTCCAACGAGTGGATTTA CAGGGGGATGGCTCGATTGCAAAAATTAAAGACATGCTCCACAAGGTGGAGCTATCCGCTTCTCCCTATGATACTGCTTGGGTAGCTATGGTCCCAGCCGGAGATTCATCAAACCAGTCCCGTTTTCCGGAATGCTTAAATTGGATTTTGGAGAATCAGAATCCTGATGGGTCATGGGCTTTTCACCCAAGCGATCCCTTGCTAGTCAAGGACTCCCTTTCTTCCACATTAGCATGCATACTTGCTCTTCAAAAATGGAACGTTGGCCAACGACTCGTAAACAGAG GTCTCGACTTTATTGGATCCAATAAATGGGCGGCCACGGACAGTAAACAAAAGTGTCCAATCGGCTTCGATGTTATATTTCCTGGCATGATCGAACGGGCACAACACATGGGCTTGGCTCTTCCAATTAACACATATTCACTAGATGCAATGCTTAACAAGCGAGACTTGGAGATTCAGAG TGGCTTAGAAGGAAAGAACAAGTATCTCGCCTATGTTGCAGAGGGCTTCACTAAACCTGACGAGTGGAAGGATATAATGAAATATCAGAGGAGCAATGGGTCTCTGTTTAATTCCCCATCCACTACAGCAGCAGCTTTGCTTCACCTGAATGATGATAAATGCTTCATGTACTTGAATTCCCTTCTTCAAAGATACGAAAATGCAG TTCCAACAATCTACCCTTTAGATATATATGCTCGCCTATGTACTGTTGATAAACTCGAGAGGCTGGGCATAGATCAATATTTCAGAAACGAGATTCAAACAATTCTGGATGAAATATACAG ATGCTGGCTGCAAGGAGATGAGGAAATATTCTCAGACATTGCCTGTCTTGCCATGGGCTTTCGACTTCTAAGGATGAATGGATATGAAATTTCCTCTG ATGTATTCGCAGGACTTGATGAGCAAGAGCAGTTCTTCAATTCTGTCAGCGAACAGTACAAAGACACGAACACAATTCTTGAATTATACAAAGCTTCGCAGATGGCAATACTCCCAAGTGAACACATTCTTGAGAAAATATATGTGTGGACTAGCTCCTTTCTCAAACTGGCGATAGGAAAAGGTGCTGTTGGCGAGAAGCAATTGCACAAAGAG GTTGAATATGCTCTCAAGTATCCTCATGCCAgtttggaaaggcttgagaacaGGAAAAGCATAGAGTTGCAAGAAATAGACAATGTCCGACTTCTCAAAACATCTTACAG TTGCTCCAATATCGACAACAAGTATTTGCTGGATTTGTCACTGAAGGATTTTAATGCCTGCCAATACATACACCAAAAAGAACTTAAGATCTTGGAAAG ATGGGTCAAAGAATACAGGATGGATGAGCTTAAGTTTGCAAGACAGAAGATAACTTATGGGTTTTTCGCTGCTGCCTCAGTACTTTTCTCTCCCGAGCACTCGGATGCTAGAATTGCATGGGCTAAATTTACTGTTCTTGTAACTCTGATTGATGATCTATTCGATGTTGGCGGATCCGAAAAAGAGATACTAAACATGTTTGAATTGGTGAAAAA GTGGGATAAACATTCAGAGGTGGGGTTCTGCTCGGAACAAATTGAGATTATTTTCTCTGCAGTTTATGATACAACCAACGAGTTTGCAGTCAAGGCTGGCATAGAACAAGGAAGAAGCGTCAAAGATCACTTAATTGAGATA TGGCTCATATTACTGGAGACCATGTGGAGAGAGTTCGAGTGGGCAAGAGGTGAATCGGTGCCCTCAGTGGATGATTATATGTCGAGTGCATACGTGAGCGTCGCCTTGGGACCTGTAGTTCTCGTACCTCTTTATTTTCTTGGGTGCAAATTGTCAGAGGAAGCAGTAAAGAGCAAGGAATATGACGATCTATTTAGGCATATGAGCATAATTTCAAGGCTCTTGAATGATCTCACGACCGTCAAG AGAGAAAGCGAACAAGGAAAACTCAACAGCTTGGCATTACGCGTGATTCATGGCGATGGCAGTGTTTCTGAGGAAGAGGCCATAAGTGAGACCAAGAGACTAATCGAGAGCCATAGAAGAGAGTTGCTGCGGATGGTGGTCCAAACAGAGGGGAGTGTCGTTCCCAAAGTTTGCAAAGATCTGTTCTGGAAAACAAGCAAGATTGTTCACCTCTTCTACATGGGTAAAGATGGATTCTCGTCACCGCATGAGATGATCGGCGCTATAAATACAGTCATTAACAAACCAATTCTTCTACCTCCATACTCTCCTTGA
- the LOC110672862 gene encoding terpene synthase 6, chloroplastic isoform X1, protein MLLAYGNTFKLLSQQKTERSPSGAYAHSKTPTKRIVQRVDLQGDGSIAKIKDMLHKVELSASPYDTAWVAMVPAGDSSNQSRFPECLNWILENQNPDGSWAFHPSDPLLVKDSLSSTLACILALQKWNVGQRLVNRGLDFIGSNKWAATDSKQKCPIGFDVIFPGMIERAQHMGLALPINTYSLDAMLNKRDLEIQSALRSGLEGKNKYLAYVAEGFTKPDEWKDIMKYQRSNGSLFNSPSTTAAALLHLNDDKCFMYLNSLLQRYENAVPTIYPLDIYARLCTVDKLERLGIDQYFRNEIQTILDEIYRCWLQGDEEIFSDIACLAMGFRLLRMNGYEISSDVFAGLDEQEQFFNSVSEQYKDTNTILELYKASQMAILPSEHILEKIYVWTSSFLKLAIGKGAVGEKQLHKEVEYALKYPHASLERLENRKSIELQEIDNVRLLKTSYSCSNIDNKYLLDLSLKDFNACQYIHQKELKILERWVKEYRMDELKFARQKITYGFFAAASVLFSPEHSDARIAWAKFTVLVTLIDDLFDVGGSEKEILNMFELVKKWDKHSEVGFCSEQIEIIFSAVYDTTNEFAVKAGIEQGRSVKDHLIEIWLILLETMWREFEWARGESVPSVDDYMSSAYVSVALGPVVLVPLYFLGCKLSEEAVKSKEYDDLFRHMSIISRLLNDLTTVKRESEQGKLNSLALRVIHGDGSVSEEEAISETKRLIESHRRELLRMVVQTEGSVVPKVCKDLFWKTSKIVHLFYMGKDGFSSPHEMIGAINTVINKPILLPPYSP, encoded by the exons ATGTTACTCGCATATGGAAATACTTTCAAGCTGCTTTCCCAGCAGAAAACGGAGAGAAGTCCCTCAG GAGCATATGCGCATTCCAAGACACCAACGAAAAGAATAGTCCAACGAGTGGATTTA CAGGGGGATGGCTCGATTGCAAAAATTAAAGACATGCTCCACAAGGTGGAGCTATCCGCTTCTCCCTATGATACTGCTTGGGTAGCTATGGTCCCAGCCGGAGATTCATCAAACCAGTCCCGTTTTCCGGAATGCTTAAATTGGATTTTGGAGAATCAGAATCCTGATGGGTCATGGGCTTTTCACCCAAGCGATCCCTTGCTAGTCAAGGACTCCCTTTCTTCCACATTAGCATGCATACTTGCTCTTCAAAAATGGAACGTTGGCCAACGACTCGTAAACAGAG GTCTCGACTTTATTGGATCCAATAAATGGGCGGCCACGGACAGTAAACAAAAGTGTCCAATCGGCTTCGATGTTATATTTCCTGGCATGATCGAACGGGCACAACACATGGGCTTGGCTCTTCCAATTAACACATATTCACTAGATGCAATGCTTAACAAGCGAGACTTGGAGATTCAGAG TGCTTTGAGAAGTGGCTTAGAAGGAAAGAACAAGTATCTCGCCTATGTTGCAGAGGGCTTCACTAAACCTGACGAGTGGAAGGATATAATGAAATATCAGAGGAGCAATGGGTCTCTGTTTAATTCCCCATCCACTACAGCAGCAGCTTTGCTTCACCTGAATGATGATAAATGCTTCATGTACTTGAATTCCCTTCTTCAAAGATACGAAAATGCAG TTCCAACAATCTACCCTTTAGATATATATGCTCGCCTATGTACTGTTGATAAACTCGAGAGGCTGGGCATAGATCAATATTTCAGAAACGAGATTCAAACAATTCTGGATGAAATATACAG ATGCTGGCTGCAAGGAGATGAGGAAATATTCTCAGACATTGCCTGTCTTGCCATGGGCTTTCGACTTCTAAGGATGAATGGATATGAAATTTCCTCTG ATGTATTCGCAGGACTTGATGAGCAAGAGCAGTTCTTCAATTCTGTCAGCGAACAGTACAAAGACACGAACACAATTCTTGAATTATACAAAGCTTCGCAGATGGCAATACTCCCAAGTGAACACATTCTTGAGAAAATATATGTGTGGACTAGCTCCTTTCTCAAACTGGCGATAGGAAAAGGTGCTGTTGGCGAGAAGCAATTGCACAAAGAG GTTGAATATGCTCTCAAGTATCCTCATGCCAgtttggaaaggcttgagaacaGGAAAAGCATAGAGTTGCAAGAAATAGACAATGTCCGACTTCTCAAAACATCTTACAG TTGCTCCAATATCGACAACAAGTATTTGCTGGATTTGTCACTGAAGGATTTTAATGCCTGCCAATACATACACCAAAAAGAACTTAAGATCTTGGAAAG ATGGGTCAAAGAATACAGGATGGATGAGCTTAAGTTTGCAAGACAGAAGATAACTTATGGGTTTTTCGCTGCTGCCTCAGTACTTTTCTCTCCCGAGCACTCGGATGCTAGAATTGCATGGGCTAAATTTACTGTTCTTGTAACTCTGATTGATGATCTATTCGATGTTGGCGGATCCGAAAAAGAGATACTAAACATGTTTGAATTGGTGAAAAA GTGGGATAAACATTCAGAGGTGGGGTTCTGCTCGGAACAAATTGAGATTATTTTCTCTGCAGTTTATGATACAACCAACGAGTTTGCAGTCAAGGCTGGCATAGAACAAGGAAGAAGCGTCAAAGATCACTTAATTGAGATA TGGCTCATATTACTGGAGACCATGTGGAGAGAGTTCGAGTGGGCAAGAGGTGAATCGGTGCCCTCAGTGGATGATTATATGTCGAGTGCATACGTGAGCGTCGCCTTGGGACCTGTAGTTCTCGTACCTCTTTATTTTCTTGGGTGCAAATTGTCAGAGGAAGCAGTAAAGAGCAAGGAATATGACGATCTATTTAGGCATATGAGCATAATTTCAAGGCTCTTGAATGATCTCACGACCGTCAAG AGAGAAAGCGAACAAGGAAAACTCAACAGCTTGGCATTACGCGTGATTCATGGCGATGGCAGTGTTTCTGAGGAAGAGGCCATAAGTGAGACCAAGAGACTAATCGAGAGCCATAGAAGAGAGTTGCTGCGGATGGTGGTCCAAACAGAGGGGAGTGTCGTTCCCAAAGTTTGCAAAGATCTGTTCTGGAAAACAAGCAAGATTGTTCACCTCTTCTACATGGGTAAAGATGGATTCTCGTCACCGCATGAGATGATCGGCGCTATAAATACAGTCATTAACAAACCAATTCTTCTACCTCCATACTCTCCTTGA